AGGTTTGGGTCCTCAATAATGCTTCTTAATGTTAACAATATCTTTTTTGTCTCGACCAAATTTTGAGACCCGATATCAACAAAATCGACCAGGCCTGCGGTTGAGATACCGCTTAGCGCCTTTCCTTCTTTATACGCGGCTTCAGCCGTCCCTGGCCTGATCTCCAAATATTTAAGGCCTACAATGCCGTCGAACCCTATCCTTAATGTCGAGTTTTCAGGGACAATAAGCCCTTTTTTGATTATCGTATGGATCTTAATATCTTGAGGCCCAGGGTCTATTTTCATTACCTTCCCGACAGTAAACCCCCTATACCTGACCTCGGACCCGATCGTTAGCCCTTCAATGTTTGGGAAAGACCCCATTAATTCGGTACCTTCCCTTATTAAGAACAGGTTGCTTTTCCAAGAGATAGCAAGTCCCAGCGCGATAAATACAACCATTGTAAAGATCCCGACCTTTGCAGCTGCGGATAATTTCATACTAAAGCATCTCCTTTATTTTGTGCTTTCAAGCCCGGCATTGATAAAATCATATATTATCTTGTTTGTTGATCTTTTTGTTTCAGAAACTGTCCCGCTCTCGATGAATTTTCCTTTATGCAGCATTATTATCCTGGATGCTGTCCTAAAAATAGTGCTTAATTGATGGGTTACGACAATCGATGTAACCTTTAATCCTCTTCCCAATTCAATAATTAGGTTTTCTATATTCGTTGAAGTTATGGGGTCAAGGCCAGTTGTCGGCTCGTCGTATAATATAATTTTTGGGTCAAAAGCGAGTGCGCGCGCGATGCTTACCCTTTTTTGCATGCCGCCAGACAGTTCGGACGGCATCAGGTCCTCTTTGCCGGCAAGATCGACAAGCTTTAACTTTTTTGAAACGATAGCGCTTATTTCCCTTTCGGATAAATTGGCATGTTCGCGCAGCGGAAAAGCGATGTTTTCACCTACTGTCATCGAGTCAAAAAGAGCGGAAGACTGGAAAACCATCCCGATCTTTTGCCTTAGCTTCAACAAGCCTTCTTCGGATAATCTATTTATGTCCTGCCCATCAATGAAAATACTTCCCGATGTAGCATCTTCAAGCCTCAAGATGAGCCGCAACAGGGTGCTTTTTCCGCAGCCAGACGGCCCAATTATGGCTAACGTTTCGCCTTCGGGGATAACGATCGAAACATCGTCCAAAACCGTAAGCGCACCATATTTTTTTGTTAAGCTCAATATCTTTATCATTTAAATAACAGTACCGACAAAAAATAATTAACGACGAACAATGCGATGAGACATGAAACCACAGATGATGTCGTAGCTTCCCCCACTCCTTTCGCCCCACCTTTTGTTTTAAGTCCCCTGTAGCACGCGATTATCGAAATGATAATACCGAAAATTAATGATTTGAAGACGCCGCCGTAAATATCGCTCGTTTTTATGAACTGCTGAGCAGAATTGATATAATCGACAGAATTGATCTTTATCAAATAAACTGCGACCAGATATCCGCCCAAAAAGCAAAAGATATCGGCAAGCACCGTAAGCAACGGGAGCATGAACGTGCAAGCAAGCATTCTCGGCCCAACAAGATATTTTACAGGATTACTGCCGGCCGCTTTTAGGGCATCTATCTGTTCAGTTACGTTCATCGTGCCGATCTCGGCTGTAATTGCGGCTGCAACCCTAGACGCTATAACGATCCCCGTTAATGCCGGGGCAAGCTCGCGAGTAACAGCTATCCCCATGACGCCGCCTATATATTTGCTCGCGCCAAATCGTACGAATTCGGTCCCGATCTGCACAGCAAAGACCATGCCTACAAAAAATGCGGAAGTTGCAGCTATCGGCAGGGAATTGATGCCAACTTTGACCATCTGATCGAAAACCAATTCCGGCCTAACTTTCCCGGAAATTAAGCTTTTTAGGGTATCAATGAATAATTGCGTGGAATGCCCGAATTCCTCGATGATCTCGATAGATTTATTCCCCAAGTTTTCGATGAATCTGTTATTTTCCATTATACGCCCTTATTGCATACGGGATATTTTCAATAATATCCGATGCTATCATCCCATACTCGCCTTTATCTTTTTTGGACAAGTCTCCGGCTATCCCATGAATATTTACCGCAAGGCATACCGCATCAAAGATCGGCAATCCCTGCCCAACAAAAGATGCGATGATCCCGGTCAATACATCCCCGGATCCGGCGGTCGCCATCCCGGGGTTCCCTGTCTTATTTACATATTCGAGCCCGAACGGGCTTGCGACAACCGTATTATATCCCTTTAAAACAATAATTGCGTTCCATTTTTTTGAAAATTCTTTAGCGATCTTCAGGCGATTTTTCTGTATATAGTCAATTGATAAATTCGCAAGCCTAGCCATCTCTCCCGGGTGTGGCGTAATAATTATTTGTAAATTAGTTTTTTCCAGATCATCGCCGTTTAACACATTAAGAGCATCGGCATCTATTATTAATGGGCAATTTGAAGTTTTCAACAATTTGAGAACTAGATCCTTTATGTTTTCACTTTGCGAAAGGCCTGGGCCACAAGCAATACAATCGTATTTAATATCCGACATCTCGTAATAATTTTTTATGATAACTTCTGGTGTTGCCAGATTCGCGATATCTTTTAAACTTGAAGGAACTGCCCAGTAAACAAGCCCCGCCCCAGCCCTTAATGCCGCGCGCGATGCCAAGACCCCTGCCCCAAGCATCCCAGATGATCCGGCAACGATAAGGACGCGGCCATAATCGCCTTTATTCGTATCATTTTTTCTTTTCGGTAATTTATTTTTCAACATATACGGTGGCCACGGCATAATCCCTGCTATGCGAAAGGCTGACATGGACTTTTTTAGCAATTTTTCTCTTGAGATATATTTGAGGTTTCCCAAGCAGGTCATTTACAACTTCAATATCCGTCCATGCCGCTCCGTTCTTATCCTTTCCGATCCCTCTGATCCCTGTTCCTATCGCTTTAGAGAACGCTTCTTTAGCGGCAAATCTGGCGGCAAGCTCGGGTATTTTGAAGCCTTTCTTTAATGTGCAGTAAACGATTTCGCGATCAGTATATATTTTTTTTAGAAAAGAATCTCCATATCTCTCAACGGAGGAACTGATACGGTCAATTTCAATTATGTCGACGCCAATTCCTTTTATCATTAATAGACAGGTGTCACCCAACTTGAATATTTAGGATCGTCGCCGCGAGCCGCGCGAAAATAAATTTCTTGCAGCTTCTTTGTTAAATTCCCTATTTTCCCGTCTTTTATTGTCTTATCGTCGACTTGGATGATAGAAGATATTTGGGCACCGGTCCCGCAAAAGAATAGCTCATCGGCGGAATATAATTCATCTTGTTTGATCTGCCGTTCAACCGTTTCGATGCCAAGTTCTTTTGAAGCAAGTTCCATCACGGCAGCTCGAGTTATGCCCGGAAGAATTGTTTCGGAAAGCGGCGGCGTTATCAGCTTGCCGTTCTTGGCTACGAACAAATTTTCCCCCGATCCTTCGGCGACTGTTCTTTCGTGCGATAGAAGGATCGCTTCGTCAAAACCTTTTTCTAAAGCTTCCGCTTTTGCAAGGGAAGAATTAAAATATGCGCCGGTGATCTTCGCTCCTTGAGGCGCCGATCTCTCCGAGATCCTATACCAAGAAGAGACGCAAACTCTTATTCCCTTTGTAATATC
This portion of the Candidatus Saganbacteria bacterium genome encodes:
- a CDS encoding ABC transporter ATP-binding protein, translating into MIKILSLTKKYGALTVLDDVSIVIPEGETLAIIGPSGCGKSTLLRLILRLEDATSGSIFIDGQDINRLSEEGLLKLRQKIGMVFQSSALFDSMTVGENIAFPLREHANLSEREISAIVSKKLKLVDLAGKEDLMPSELSGGMQKRVSIARALAFDPKIILYDEPTTGLDPITSTNIENLIIELGRGLKVTSIVVTHQLSTIFRTASRIIMLHKGKFIESGTVSETKRSTNKIIYDFINAGLESTK
- a CDS encoding ABC transporter permease; this translates as MENNRFIENLGNKSIEIIEEFGHSTQLFIDTLKSLISGKVRPELVFDQMVKVGINSLPIAATSAFFVGMVFAVQIGTEFVRFGASKYIGGVMGIAVTRELAPALTGIVIASRVAAAITAEIGTMNVTEQIDALKAAGSNPVKYLVGPRMLACTFMLPLLTVLADIFCFLGGYLVAVYLIKINSVDYINSAQQFIKTSDIYGGVFKSLIFGIIISIIACYRGLKTKGGAKGVGEATTSSVVSCLIALFVVNYFLSVLLFK
- a CDS encoding NAD(P)H-hydrate dehydratase; its protein translation is MLKNKLPKRKNDTNKGDYGRVLIVAGSSGMLGAGVLASRAALRAGAGLVYWAVPSSLKDIANLATPEVIIKNYYEMSDIKYDCIACGPGLSQSENIKDLVLKLLKTSNCPLIIDADALNVLNGDDLEKTNLQIIITPHPGEMARLANLSIDYIQKNRLKIAKEFSKKWNAIIVLKGYNTVVASPFGLEYVNKTGNPGMATAGSGDVLTGIIASFVGQGLPIFDAVCLAVNIHGIAGDLSKKDKGEYGMIASDIIENIPYAIRAYNGK
- the acpS gene encoding holo-ACP synthase, with product MIKGIGVDIIEIDRISSSVERYGDSFLKKIYTDREIVYCTLKKGFKIPELAARFAAKEAFSKAIGTGIRGIGKDKNGAAWTDIEVVNDLLGKPQIYLKRKIAKKVHVSLSHSRDYAVATVYVEK
- a CDS encoding branched-chain amino acid transaminase; translated protein: MKYAFFKGKIVPFSDAKIGIMTHAFNYGTGVFEGIRAYWNADKNQMYILKLKEHFERLQRSSALALKTATKYSIDELVDITVELTKKNRYKEDIYIRPIYYKSQEKIGLGLLGIEDDFCMFLAPFGAYLDITKGIRVCVSSWYRISERSAPQGAKITGAYFNSSLAKAEALEKGFDEAILLSHERTVAEGSGENLFVAKNGKLITPPLSETILPGITRAAVMELASKELGIETVERQIKQDELYSADELFFCGTGAQISSIIQVDDKTIKDGKIGNLTKKLQEIYFRAARGDDPKYSSWVTPVY